The sequence below is a genomic window from Rissa tridactyla isolate bRisTri1 chromosome 20, bRisTri1.patW.cur.20221130, whole genome shotgun sequence.
ggggggcgggtgggggggggggggggttggtgtcGCAGGCTGAAGCCTCTCGGGGTCCAATTTAATGTTTGTAATTAATTCATCTTGCTGCCCGGCTCTGGGGGGGGAACACCCCACAAACCCGCGTTACCCCACggcaggagccgggggcgggTTGGGGGGACACACGGGCTCACCCCcacgccgccccccccccacccacacacacactctccggTCCCCGCAGCCGTGGGCAAATCGACCTTCCTGAAGCTGCTGGGGGCCACCTTCCCCCAGTGGCACTTGGTGACCGAACCCGTGGCCCAGTGGCGCAAGGTGCCGGCCGGCGGTGGCTCGGCGGAGGTAATGGCGGGGCACCGGCTGCGTGGCGGCACCGTTGGCGGCACCGCCATGGGACAAcctcgtgtccccccctccccgtctctTCCTTCTCCAGGTGGCCGTGGGCTCCACCAACCTCCTCCAGATGATGTACCAGGAGCCGGCCCGATGGTCCTACACCTTCCAGACCTTCTCCTGCATCAGCCGCCTGAAGGCCATGCTGGAGCCGCCCCCCGCGACCCCCCACCCCGTGCGGGTCTTCGAGCGCTCCCCCTACAGCGACCGGTAcccagacatccccccccccgcctcgccctgcgcTAAAACAGGAGAGAAGAGGGATGAAGGGATTAAATGGGATAACGAgcagccccgcggccccgggTTGTGGCCCCCCCGGGGTGAGCAGAGCCACCGGCCCCGGTGAAGCCTGAAGCGATGCTTAATTCCAGAAATGCGCTTGCTGGATAATTTGGGGGCTTCCTTATCCCCCAAATAATGTTTGCTGGTGGCTGCCCTTGTCCCCACCCGTGCCAGGCGGCGGCTTGACGTCCTGTAGGTGATGGGGGCCGGGTggctgcgtgtccccccccacccccaacatcACCCAGCCCCGAATTAAGGATTTCGGCTTCGATTAAATGCTGCCTTGATTAAAAACCGGTGCCCGGGTGGTgcaaaaaaaggtggaaaaaatggCCGCGAAGCCGGCAGGGGCATGGGATGGCCCGGAGGTGCCGGCGCTGGCGGTGCCAGctgccctgtcccctctctccgtCCTTTCCCAGGTACGTCTTTGCCAAGAACCTCTTTGAGGCCGGGCACCTGCAGCCGCTGGAGTGGGCCATTTACCAGGACTGGCACGGCTTCCTCCTGCGGCAGCTGGGCCCCCGCGCCGCCCTCCACGGCTTCCTCTACCTGCGGGCCACGCCGCAGGTGGGTGCCAGCcagggacaccccctccccctcgccccccgtGTCCATGCAGCAGGCGTTCGGCTCGGCTCGGAGCCCCGTGAGCTCCTGGAATTGCGAAAATGTTGGGTTTTAGCCATAAATCGCTGGCCCGGAGGAGCATGACCTGCTGCCATTCCCATGGGAATGTCGGGGGGAGTTTTGCACTGGATCCTTGAGCggattttggggaggaggggggggactgCAGCATCTTCCGGGGATGCCTGGTGCCCGGCTGTGGACCCTCCCTGGGGGCTGCTTTGTCCGATGCTCACATCCCGTTAACCCCCCCGCATCCCATTAACCCCCCGGCATCCCGTTAACCTCCTGTCTCTCCCGCATCCCGTTAACCTCCCATTTCTCCCGTTAACCCCCCCGCATCCCGTTaacctcctgcctctcccgcaTCCCCTTAACCTGCCATCTCTCCCATTAacctcccatccctccctgcatcccattAACCTTCCATCTCTCCCATGTCCCTTTAACTTCCCTGCATCCCGTTAACCTCCCATCTCCCATTTCTCCCGTTAACCTCCCCGCATTCTCTTCACCTCCCATCACTCCTGCATCCCATTAACTTCCTGCCTCTCCCACATCCCCTTAACCTCCCGTCTCTCCCGTTAACCTCCCGTCTCCCATTTCTCCCGTTAACCCCCCCGCATCCCGTTAACCTCCCACCTCCCCGCATCCCGTTAACCTCCCGTCTCTCCCGTTACCCTCCCGTGCGGGCGCAGACGTGCCTGGAGCGGCTACGGCGGAGGGCGCGGAGCGAGGAGGGGGGGATCCGGCTGGGGTACCTGCAGCAGCTCCATGCCCAGCACGAGCGCTGGCTGGTGGAGAAGACCACGGAGTGAGTCCCAGcctgtccccgcccccccccccccggccccggcacccgGACCCGCCATGGTTTGGGGGTGACCCCCTTGATTTGGGGGGGTTATTTGATTTAaccccttttctccctctcttcttcaGGGTCCACTTTGCAGACGTGAAGCACGCTCCCGTCCTGGTGCTGGATGTGGACAAGGACTTTGAGCACGACGCGGCCGTGCAGGGCGTCCTCATGGCACAGGTGGGCACAGTGGCACGGCTCGGTGGCATCCCGCTGCCGGGAGCGCGGTCGGAGTCGTGCTGACCTCTGAGCCTCTGCTTCGTCTtcatttttccatggaaaaaataatttccgCACCCTTGAGTCTAAGCCGGTTTAAGCCTCGGCCATCCCAGTGCCATACTGGCGTTATCCTGGTGCCGCCCCGGTGCCGGGCTCTCAATCGGCTTCTTGCAGGTGGAGGCTTTTGCGACGGCGCTGCGAGCCGAAGCGCTGCCATCGCACCCCAACCCTCgctgagcggcggcggcggcagcaccgTCCCTGCCCACCGGTACCCGGAGCCGGGACAGGCGCATCAACCCCCGTCAGCTCCGGCCGAAAATCCTGACGCTGAGGACAAGGGACACGTCCCGGTCCCCAACCGTCCCCCTCGGCCCTTTTATTTTGGGCGAGGGTTGTGTTGAAGGCGCTGACGGCGCGGGATGGTTTTAAGGGGAACAAGCGGAGGCGCAGCCGTGGGATGAGCTTCGGGACGGCGTGACGCGCTCCCCGCGTGCTGGGGGGACCCGGTCCCTACCGtcaccccctccccatctctgggCTCCCCAACCCGGGGCGCCGGAGCCGGGGATGGTCCGTAAGGTGGATTTATTGCTCTGGTTAAATTCCAACGGCAAATCGTCGTGTTTAAGTTACACCAACCCccctattttattatttatgtagatgtatttttttcccttaaattaaAACCCAAGCGATGTCGAGCTCTGCTGCGTCTCGACCCACAGGTGGGGGGAACGCGGGgtcggcgggggggtggggggctccaGTGGGTGCTGTCCCGCGGGGGGACGTTGTTTCTCCGATTTTGGGGGTGTTTGCGGCCAGGGGAGCAAGGGGGGGGAACGccgtggaggtggtggtgggggggggggatgacagcGCTGGATTTGGGGGAAAACCATGGGGATTTGGGACACGCTGGGTGGTttttgctgggggaggggggggggggttggctcTTTAGGGGGCGCCTTGGTGCGTGTGCGGGATCCCcccggggggggttgggggcgtgggggggggatGTCCGGCCCCTCTCCGCCTTTAAGGGAGGCTGTGGCGGAGTGTGCGACCCTACATaaacacggggggggggggcggggcggggggcggggccgagcACATGCGAGGGGCACCTGCCCCGCAGgtagcgggggggtgggggggggtgggggggtggtggtgtttggggctgggaggggggctgtggggcagggattgGGGCGAgggggtggtggccatggggcagggatgggggtgggaggggagatttgggggggggggggagtctggggggcaggggggtgggaggcaggggggtggggggcggcggagctgggctgtccccccccccccccccccccggggggttTTCTCCAGCGACCCCACAATAACAACAGAGCAGGACCTGCAGGGACCCCCCTAACGACCCTACAATAAcaacgcgggggggggggggcgctgccaCGGACCCACAACCGACGACCCTCCAATAACACCCCGCCGCACCCCCACACCCAGCGACCCTACAATAAcaacccccaacccccccccccccaaactcccgCCTCCCGcttccccccaaacccctccaacACCGCAagggcgcccccccccccccaccataaCCCCAGAGGgtctgggtgcccccccccgcaaccccccaACCCCTTGCTCGTTGTGGGGGGTGGCACAAGGCGCCGGCCGcgacgcaccccccccccccccaccccccgccccggccggcggcgggacCCCCCCGAGCGGGCGCCGCAGAACaaaggacgcggcggcggcggcggcggcaacgTGCGGCTCCGCTGCGACCCCCacggggggggctggaggggggggggggggcagtctACCGCCTTATTTCACCCCcgctttccttccccccccccccccccccacaccgtgCATGCACTTAGCTCCGGCCCTAACCCACCCCCCAATTTCCAAGGGGGTGCCGTACCCCTTTTTTTTCCGGTAACGCTCTTTATAtctaaatgggggggggggggggggggtaaataaggcgggggggggcggttggAAAGTTGCCGGTGAAGTTGTGCGGCGGCGGGATGAAGTTGTGCGAAGCTGCGtggttgtatttattttttttttaattttttttttttttttaagggaaaaaggaaaataaaacgcAAAACggggttggaaaaaaaataaaggggaggggggtgggaagaggggggggaaaggggggtgtgtgggggtggcAGCACCCCGTTTTGCTGGGGGTTCCGGggaaggaggggtggggagacaccggggccgcccccggggtGGAAACGGCGTGGGAATGAAAAGTTGGGGCGACTCGACGTCAAGCGGGTGCTTCGTCCCTGTCCCCGCAGGAGTCCCCGGCGTGTCCccaaggccgggggggggacacgacacgggACGGGACGGTGACGGCGTGATGTCCCTCTCCTCGGCCCCCCGTTTCCTCCGCCAGCCCCGTCCAGCCACCGGTTCCCCCTGCTCCGCTCCGCCGGGGGGGAGCCCCGAAATCTAATTTTCGGCTCCGGAGCGAGATGGAGAGGTGCGAGGGGCTTCGCCGGGAGGTGAGTGCTCCCCCCTAacccatcctccccccccccctcccctgcttcccGGGACGCCTTTGCCTTTTTGGGGTGATTCGTGGCCTCTCGGGGTCAGTCGTGACGTCACTGTGACTTGTAGGGGGGCTcgtgggggtgggcagggaaaGCCCCATATCCTGGTTGtttgatggttttatttttttaagggtatTTCTGTGAGAAATGGGACCTTCTGCTGCCTTAAAAGCTGCTTTGATGCCttaacacttccccccccccccccccccccccccgccaaatctCAGCTggtccctggggtgtccccaaaACGCCGCCGCGGGGTGGGCGGCAGCGGGACTCCTGGGGCAAAACCTGCCTTTAAATTGGATTTCCTTGGATTTCTTGGTACAAAAGAGCAAAGCGCTGCGTGAAACCCACCCtattggggggggggatgtccctaAGAAACAGGGGGTGgcgaggaagggggggggggggtgtgcatggggagggcagagccGTGCCCAGGGGGGAGCATCACCGGGCAAACAAGTTGCGGCATTTTCTCCACCAAAAAATTACAAACGCCTTCCTTCGGCGCTTCTGGTTTTACCGGCCGGGGTGGTTGTAACTGGGATTTTCTAATATCGTCGTGCCCAAGCAGGCagggggacggcgggggggggaacggggacgGGGGGCTGCTCCGGCTGCGGGGGGGGTCTCTGCAGTGGAGAGGTGGGGGAATATCAACCCCAAGCAGGAGATTTTTAGgacatttcccccccccaaacttGCCGCTGCTTTGGATTTTTGGGGTATCGGGGCGGGGTGAGCGGCTGCCTCGCGCCTCCGGCTTGGTATCCGGCAGGTTTTACCTTTGGGATGGGCCGGTGGGACGCTGGGCCGGGgcggtggggacgtggggacaggcGGCTCGCCCGGCTGGCACATGGCAGGGGGAAGGACTTTGCCCTTGGCAAAGCGCCGGCGAAAAGGGCTGACGGTGGGGATTTGAGCTCCGGCACTTTTCCGGGGTGGGCGTGctaaaaaagatgattttttaaaaatgctgccgGAGCCAGGGCCGGCACCGGTGGGATTCCCCTGGGAAGCCCAGTgcctgccccgggctggtgccggtGGTGCCAGTGGCCGAGCCAGGGGTGTGCCGCCATTCCCACATCCCGGCGCCTTTCCCGGGGAGGTTTGGCAGACGAAGCGAGCCGGGAGCCAGCCCCTTTTCCCCGGCACCGGTTCTGCCCGTTCCTCCGGCTCGGCCGGGCCCGGGAATGCTGGCATCTCCCCTGGCACCTCTGTCGCTGCTGGAGCCGCGCTCGTCCCGGTGGGGTTGGATTTCCATGCCGGGCGATGCGTCCCCATCCACGAggagtgggagaggaggaggagggaagacgATGGAGGTCGAGCTTTCGCTCCGCTCCCCGTCCCGCGGCGCCACCGCCGGACCCTCTCCCGCCCTCCCCTCTCGCTCTCTTTGCCATTTGCATAACTAATCAACGTCTTGGGAACCTGCTCGTTACCGCCGCGGCAAAATATACGGCAAAGCCTCGCTCAGCGCCGGGGAGCCGCCGGTTTCGAACAAGAGTCGCCCAAAGAGCGGGGCTGGCGGAGGGGAGGATGCTCCCACATTCATTTAAGGACAAACCTTAAATAAATCCCATGGGAAACCCCATTCCCGGCAGGAACGTGAACGCCGGGACCCCAAAACCCCTTTGGTGGTGGGACGTGATGCGGCTCAAGGTGTCCCCGGCGCTGGGAAATGAAAGCCCCTAACTGAATTTGGCAGGCTGTCTCAGTGCCAAACGCCGGAGATTAGGGATAATCTCATTTAAAGCATTACTAATAAAAAGTTACTAAATTTGTCCCTCTCGAGGGGTTTCCCTGGTTTTTTAAACCCCAACCCGGGTCCGGCATCTCCGACAAAGCGTCGGGGTGATggctgatgatggggtggaggaAGGACTGGCCGGGGCTTGGTGTCTCATTTTCGGCCCGGCGCATCGCGGTGTCACCCGCAGGACCGTCACCCGGCGATGTCCTCGGTTAATCCGGAGCCACACTCACCATTCCCGGCGCTCGCCGTTCCCGGTGCTCGCCGTTCCAGTGCCTCCGCTGAAAACATTCCAGATCTGGGCTGTGATGTTCAACAGCCAAAGCGACTTGGGAGCGAATTGCCGGGTGGATGCCGCCGGCGGCCGCGCTGACCTGTCcggccagaggaggaggaggaggaggagggtgggaggaaggaggcgTCTGCGATAATTAAATCCCCTCCGTGTTTTTTGCAGCGACCTGTTGCACGGCCGGGAATTGGGGGTTTCAGCCCCCAGCACCATCGTGCAAGGGTGGAAACTGGGGGGGGAAACCGGTTCCCGGCACCAGTTTATCCTATCTATTCCCGTGGGAGTCACGTAGCTCCGAGCAAAGGTCGGATCCCGGCGGGTTCCGGCTTGCATCGCAGCAGGGCTCACGCGTGGCCTTTTCGGGAAGAGACGAGCTCTGGCAAATATCGATGTCAGGTTCGTGGTTGCATTTTCCGCCTCTGGTTTATCCATCCCACTGGGAATGAAATGGGCCCGGGGCTCCTCGGGTCGCTCCGACTGCTGCACATCCCTTTGGAAAACAGTTTTCCCTGGGATTCACCCAGGAAATCTTTGGGAGCTTTGAGTTTGTAGTAGTTTGGCCGGGAATGGGCTTGGAAAGCTCCAAACCTGGGGCATCCCAGAAGCATCACCTGGGGAAGGCTTTGGGGGAATTCATTTTCCTGCTGCCCCTTTTTCCAtcttccccccccaaaatacaCATGTGCATCGTAGCCGAGACCTGCCAGCTCGGGGACAGGGGTTGGAAAAGCCAGAGCTGATCCATTGGGGCTGGTTTAGGGATTCCAGCCCTGGCTTAACCCTTTCGCAGGCCCATTCCCGCTGCTTTTCCCATGGAAAaatgcccccccccgccccccattcTCACCGGGGCCTGGATTTTGGGGAGAAAGGGGGCAGTTGGGCGatggcaggggtgctgggggggggggtgtgggtgggtgtAAGCTTTGCGGAGTCCCCAAATTAATGACATCCCCAAATTAACGACGTCCCTGAATTAATGATGTCCCCGAATTAATGACGTCCCCATTAATTAATGGTTAATGGGGAATTAACCCCGTCCCCAAATTAATCCTGGCCCCAAATCGACCGTGTCCCCACATTGGCCGTGTCCCCCAAACTAACGGTGTCCCCAAAATAACGATGTCCCCAAATTAACGAGGGGACAGGTTTTAACAgcaggaaaattttatttttttttttttttggcggggcgggcgggggagaGGAGGTCGGTCAgcgtggggtttggggggggtcccctggCTGCCATAGGGGCTGTGGCCCCCACGTTCCCACCCCCGTgggctgcctcagtttcccgtggcggggggggggggacgacgacgggGGACGGGGCCCGACCCGACCAGGGTTCGGGGGTCCCGGTATCCCATTTTTGGGGAGGAGGCGCCTCCCCCGCCTGTCCCTGTGTGTCCCCGtgtgccccgtcccccccccctaCGCCGCCCCCG
It includes:
- the DGUOK gene encoding deoxyguanosine kinase, mitochondrial isoform X2, with product MGRCGAALRLALEGNIAVGKSTFLKLLGATFPQWHLVTEPVAQWRKVPAGGGSAEVAVGSTNLLQMMYQEPARWSYTFQTFSCISRLKAMLEPPPATPHPVRVFERSPYSDRYPDIPPPASPCAKTGEKRDEGIKWDNEQPRGPGLWPPRGTSLPRTSLRPGTCSRWSGPFTRTGTASSCGSWAPAPPSTASSTCGPRRRVHFADVKHAPVLVLDVDKDFEHDAAVQGVLMAQVEAFATALRAEALPSHPNPR
- the DGUOK gene encoding deoxyguanosine kinase, mitochondrial isoform X3, which produces MMYQEPARWSYTFQTFSCISRLKAMLEPPPATPHPVRVFERSPYSDRYVFAKNLFEAGHLQPLEWAIYQDWHGFLLRQLGPRAALHGFLYLRATPQTCLERLRRRARSEEGGIRLGYLQQLHAQHERWLVEKTTEVHFADVKHAPVLVLDVDKDFEHDAAVQGVLMAQVEAFATALRAEALPSHPNPR
- the DGUOK gene encoding deoxyguanosine kinase, mitochondrial isoform X1, with the protein product MTREGGSGGGMGRCGAALRLALEGNIAVGKSTFLKLLGATFPQWHLVTEPVAQWRKVPAGGGSAEVAVGSTNLLQMMYQEPARWSYTFQTFSCISRLKAMLEPPPATPHPVRVFERSPYSDRYVFAKNLFEAGHLQPLEWAIYQDWHGFLLRQLGPRAALHGFLYLRATPQTCLERLRRRARSEEGGIRLGYLQQLHAQHERWLVEKTTEVHFADVKHAPVLVLDVDKDFEHDAAVQGVLMAQVEAFATALRAEALPSHPNPR